From one Solanum stenotomum isolate F172 chromosome 12, ASM1918654v1, whole genome shotgun sequence genomic stretch:
- the LOC125847003 gene encoding ninja-family protein AFP3-like → MEKAKENMGTSNVENENVELNGGSQGSVASSVTEVEIQQPPIQGNYIAKMKIKNFKLNHMTFVSTRGEGPKGKKTEGLLYSCKKKDEVEIVCLCHGDLLNAAEFVEHTGGGYVEHPLNHIFIDGKQIK, encoded by the exons ATGGAGAAAGCTAAAGAAAACATGGGAACTTCAAATGTAGAGAATGAAAATGTGGAACTGAATG GTGGATCGCAAGGAAGTGTTGCTTCAAGTGTAACTGAGGTTGAAATCCAACAACCACCTATTCAAG GGAATTATATTGCtaaaatgaagataaaaaatttCAAGCTCAACCATATGACTTTTGTTTCCACAAGAGGTGAAGGACCAAAGGGAAAGAAGACTGAAGGACTGTTATACTCGTGTAAGAAGAAAGATGAAGTGGAGATAGTTTGTCTTTGTCATGGTGATCTTCTAAATGCAGCTGAATTTGTCGAACACACTGGTGGAGGTTATGTAGAACACCCTTTAAACCATATATTTATTGATGGAAAACAGATTAAGTAG